CTTGTTCAATGGTAAGAGGTTATTTTTGGGGGGTAAGAGAAGAGTCCACAGGTGTGTTTATCCGTCTTCTTCTGAATCATTACTTCACATTCTCTCCCTGCCTTTGTTCAACTGTCATCTCCCTTGGTTACGTCCCCTCtacctctctgtttttctttcattttcatgtgtgtTAACTGACAGCACCTGTCTCATCAGGAAATCAAAGTGGTACAGTATTGCCCGTGGCAGCACCCTGGAACGCTGGAGGacgaagggggggggggggggggggggggtgcttcAGGCTgtctcactgaaaaaaaaaaaacactttcacagCACCACCGTGTGTGGAAACTCTCCTCCCATCTCACACTTTCACACTGACAATGAATTCCTGCCTCGAGTGCTGTGAATTGAAGCTCTTGTGCAGCTTAATGTGCTACTTTCTGTCTTCCCCCCTTCACATAAGACACCTCTCAGTTTGGCTTGAAACAATAGGGGTTTgctcagcagaaaaaaaaacaaaaaacacaacagactgCACACTATGTATTCTGCCTATATCCTCCATTCACTAACAAGGCAGACAGAATGTAAATGACTACTGTTATCCCAGGCTATGAATATCATCAGCACAGGAGCTCATTCAACACTTGGAGGATGCCTTCAGGAGACTTGATCCTGTTATGTTCATCAGTGAGGTGTGAGTTTTTGGGCTATTGGCAGACAAAGAACTCATCAGCTTGGATCATCAAATGCATAACTTGATTAAAGGACGTTATCACAAACAAaagcccctttaaaaaaaaaaaaaagggctgtggagagtttttttcatcatctgaATGTGTTTTGGGGGGGAGGGTGTGGGCCCTGAACGTCATTCCAAGGGAGTTGCAGTGAATCTGGACTTCCCCAAACTCAAAAGTTGTTGGAGCTGGACCAGTCACTGCTGGGGCAATGTGACTTTGGTGCGCTTGGTAATAACAGAGCAGCAcggttgttttctctctcttcttctatGTTAGGACTATTTATTTTAAGGCGCCTGTCAAGTATGAATCACAGGAATGGAGAGATGGACTGGCGGTGGACAGTTTTCGCACTGTTTCTGAACTTTCACTTCACTTATGGGTCTCCCTCATCTTATGACTTGTTCCAGGGGTCTCCATACACCGGAGCGGTGCACAGACACAGGAATAGGTAAGAAAtaagtttggttttttttatctacGTGTTTGGGGAACAGTTTGAGCAACTTGTGAAAGTCATAATAACCGCTGACTGCGTTCACCCAGCTTCTCCTGACAAGTTCACGCGGGGCGCTTTTGTTGCGCAGTTGCCAACAAAAACGCGATGACGCCCAAACTTCTCATTGATCGGAATGACCTCGGATCGGCGCACATTTATCCTCTTATGGTCATTTTTAGCCTGATAACGTCCACTGTGCTTTTTTATCAGCCTACGTCTAAATTTGGCTCTCTGGTGTGGCCAATGTTGCCAAACGCGATAAGAGCTAGTTAAACGCTGGAATGCCAGTGATTAGTCCGGTATCTCATCTGGAACAGACCATTAGTGCATTTGCTACTGATAAACTAAAATAACCaaacgagagagaaaaaaaaacaagtgaagaaACACCTCAGTGAAATGACGCAACCTGTATGGAAAAGCTAAGTAAAGCTTAACGACCTGattctgatgttttttattACCCAGATCATTAAAACGCTCCGTAACTAATCCAGAGCTATCCGCACAGTTTTTTCCACTAAGATGTTTGTCACAGTTCCTGGTATGCTGAAGCTCTTGTTTAtatccctgcctctctctctcttcaggaACTGGTGTGCCTATGTGGTGCGCAGGAACGTGAGCTGCGCCGTGCAGGGGAGTGTGGAGAGCTTCCAGGAGCCCGTAGTGGCCCCCTGCCCAGCCTACCAGCCCGACTGCCAGCAACAAGTGACGTGAGCATCCGGGGGAGCGAGGGGGAAGGGGTGGCTGAGGGCGCATCATGTTTAGTTGCATGAGATGGACTGCAGTCCAGGTACAAAGTGTTTCTCTGAGAGACCTGGAGGCAGAAATATCCGCAGTGGCTGAAGAAACTCCAGTGGCAGAACCAAAAGCACAGACATTTCTAGCaagttgaaaaaagaaaaaaaagcccactGAAAAGGGCAAAGAGTCAAACAGGAAATAGTTTAAGGAGATTTGAGCTTTCCCTATagctgaaagacaaacaaattgGATCTTACCTGAAATGACTTTCCAGGGAACATGCTATGGCAAACTGCCGACAGCAACCAGTGATCACCCAGTCCATTAATCAACATATCGACTGACAGAAAATGAACTGCCAGTTGTTCTCATAGTCGATTAttcgtttcagtcattttttaagcaaaattCTCAGAAATGTGCAGGTCCAGCTTCTTAAAGGggcgctgtgtagttttggagaagaaattcaatatGCAGAAATTtagatatttacaatatcaacgaggtagtaatacaaactcagaaatattttccATAACTAATAAACAATCTGTTCACAGAGGATACTAGGGTCCCCCAGAACActttttgaagctagaaaggtggcagggtctgccacatattaatttgtttatttagtttattcagtcatgacaacaaagagagtttgtttattcagtttgtcttGGCATACGTAGAAAAtctgtcaatgaagatctttctcctctgattaaaatgtcctccTCAAAACTGCAGGATTTATGTCTTTGGGGTTTGTAATCGTTGACCTTGCATTCGTGTTAAAAAGGAAAACTAATTGCGCACCTCCGTGAGTGTTGTAAAAAAAGGACATCTGTTTTGAATTGTTGTCCAAAGCCACATTTAAGTAATCTTATCTAAGTTGTATTTAGTCGCTGAGCAGTTGTGATGCAGTGCATAACATTTATTATCAGAGtcaaaagtacatttaaaatcatCCAGATATTCACATTTGCGTATTATAGAACTGGCTAAACATGATCTCAATCCCTCCTTACTTATCTGATAACAAATTCTGTAATATAAAATTTGATTTAAGTCCATGTCAATACACAAAACCCTTAAGATCGATAAAGCAATTTGCTCCTCAAGTGGAGTCTCCTGTAGTGATTGATTGTTTGTAAATGGGAGTACCTTCCCCAGTAATTCCTGAGAAACAGCGGCCATTAATTCTGTACTGGAAGCGCTGTGTTGCGATTTAATATATTTTCCTTTGTGagtcattatttttgttttgagacAACACAAGCTATCTGTGGTTTAGCTCTGtgatgcactcacacacacacacacacacacacacacatgcagaagaGCCACTGTGTTGTGGAAAAGATTTCTGGAAACAGATAATTCTTATGTCAGAGGAAGACATTTCCAAGTTCTTTGCATAAGGCAAAAAGGAGCTGGCAGTGAGGACAGACAGCTTGGGTTTTTCCATTTCTAAGTTATGACGTACAGTATCGGTTTCATATTATCTCATGTGCGGATGAGATTTCAGCACTCATAGTTGATTACAGCTGTAAAcggtatttttatttttcagtttcctTTTGTCTATTTGTCAGGCTGGTGTTATCAGTGAGGGTGACATGCGGGAAATGTGCAAAGATGAGTGTTTCAGTCATCAACTTTCCAGATGTTCTGCGTGACATGACCCCTGTCTTCTGGGATGTGATGTCATCTATTGTTTCTATGGGAGTTGTTTGTCTTGGCCAGAAAGTGGAAATTTTCATGTGATAGTGAACAGTAGAGAAGCTCAAAAAGTGTCCAATAAAACAGGCGTTTTGTGATCGTGGGAGTCAACAGCTCCCAATAAAAACATATATCCCTGGAACAGTTTTGTCTTTTGGGAACGGCAGAGAAGCTGAAGCAAAGATGAAGTCTGTGAATAACACTCAAGAAAAAGGCTCAGTGTTTCcagttttttattcatatttctctgagatttggaaaaaaatgtattgatttcACTGTCTGGTTTTTACAGATACCACAATCGATTTCGACCCACATACAAGATTGCCTTCAAGACAGTCACGGAGTTAGAATGGAGATGCTGTCCTGGATACCAAGGTCCAGACTGTAAAGATTTAAAACCACCTCCAGACCCACAAAGAGTTCAGGGAATACAGCCATACCTACCACCAAATCCTGGACATacaaccagacacacacagagtaagacACCATTTTCTGTACCACTGAAAAAGTAATTCAAACAACTTTTGTGTCCTAAAGAGGAgcatttattcataaaaatcTAAACAGTTATTCTCTGATCGTAGGACcagagcggagagagacaggtcaccATGAGATGAGGCATGGTGGGACGGATAAGGTGCAGCTTCTGGAGGGTGAAGTTCAGCGATTGTCTCAAACAGTCCTGGATCTTCAGTCAGCTTTGACAGGGTTAACCGACAACCTCCGCACAGACCTGCAGGAAGACACAAAGAAGATGCTGGTGACACTTATCAACAACATACATCCACCAGACAGTGCCACAGCTGCAGGCACAGAGGAGAACCCGGCAGTGCTTGATGGTCATCAGGCTACTAGAGGTGGGCTTGCTGGAGACAAGGCTATAGAAAAAATAGAGGCCCGGTTGGATGATATCAACAATGCGCTGAAAAGCAAGGATGAAGCTTTGGAAGACCTAAGAGGAACCATGACAAGTCATGAGGGGCAGATCCGTGTCCTGATGGATGCCTCTCAATCCCAGACTCCAGCCATAGTGGAGTTTGATGTCATACAAACCTACATTGATGGAAAATTTGAAAAGCTTAAGAAGGAGCTAGACCAGAATGTGGAGGAGCACATGACCAAGCTACAAAGCTCATGCAATGACAAGATCGAGACCTTGCAGAAGACCTGCGAAGACAACCGTGACCAAGGTTTGGTCAGCCTAACCAAGCTGGTTGATACAAAGGAGGCTGATCTGAGAAAGGAGATAAGGGCACTACGTCTGGATATGGCTGCTGCAGATGGACCTGTACGAActcagaggcagacagagctATCCAAACCAGAGGAGGATCATAGTGACCACAAAGACCTCTGGCGAGAGATTGACCGTATCGCAGAGGCTCACCGCATCCTGAATGTCCGCATTGACAATGAGCTGGCGCACCTCAGCTCAGCACCTCAGGAAGACAATGATTTCGGTCTACTGATTGAAGAGCTGGAGGCACGCATTAATATCACAGAGCAAAACGCAGAGACTCACTGTTTCTATATTGAAGAGAAGCTGACCCGTACAATTGCTGAGGAAGTGGCAGCACTGCGACAGCTGCTGGAGGTGCGCTTAAACACCATGGAGGACCAGTTTACGAGCATGCTGGTGGAAATGAGCAATAACTCCTTCCCTGGGATGTTTAGTGACTCTATGGATGCCATCCAGGCAGAAGTCAACAACAATAAGTTCCTCATCCAAGGTTTGGATGACAAGGTCAATGCTGTAGGAGAGTTATGCTCTACAGGATGTTCAGGTTCAGGAATTTCTGTAGGTGCAGTGAGTTCATCACAACCACCAAAAACtctagaaaacattttgaaggATTTGAGTCGATATAGGAATGACCTGGATGTTCTTCACACAGATGTGAGTACCAACACACAGAAACTCAGGCAACTGGAAGACCTAGTTCAAAGGCAGACAGTCACAAATGAGAGACGTGTTCAGACGATGGATGACTTCCAGAAGGGATTGATTAATCTCCAAGATAATGTGCTTGGTCTGGCTAGTGGTGTCACCACTCTAAGTGACTCCTTGAAAAAATATGACCAGGATTTGTACAGAATGAACTTTACATGCTGCCGTGCAGGGCAAAGTGGTACTGGGAGTCCATCACGGGACAACTGGGCATCAGTCATTGCTGGACCCAATAGTCAGGCAGATGACACCAGGCGTAAGGTGGATGAGCTGAAGGACAAGCTTGATACGCTCAGTCAACAGGTGTCATCCGAGCTGAGTCAATGTAGACAGAACACACAGGGTGTCTCTGATGGCATTTCCGTTGTTGATGGACGAGTGACCAGACTTGAAAAGGTGTGTGGAAGGTTAGATGGAATTTCCGCTAACATCAAAGAGCTGAAAGATGGGATGGAAAGACATGTTGGTGGTCTGCGGGACTGCATGTACCGGATGAACGTCACCTGTGGAAATCACGGGGCAGAAATCGCTGCGCTGCAGAATTCGTTGCAGAGGGTCCAGGGACAGCTGTCTGAGATGGCCAGACATGTTATGAAAGATGTCACTGCCAAAGAGCCAGGTGAGTCGGTGGTTTGGGGATAGACTGATGATTGCTGTGTAAGTGTCttgagatgatgatgataggATCTATCAAATGGCCTCTTTGGCTCTCTTTGACAACAACCAAGCCATTGTGAGGTCATATTGATCCACGTTTATTCCCTGAATTTGGAGCCAATATTTAGAAGATTAATAACTGCAGAACTGACACTGGTAAATGGATAACTATGTGAATCTTGAACATGTAGAGCTTCGGTATTTGGCTGTAATGCTCTGACTTTGTCACTCTCCAAAGTGAAGCAGCAGGCTCAACATAGCAAGGAGTGGGGAGTGACGATATTAACTTCCAACCTAGGGGACCAGCACGTTACTAATTAAACACATAATATCTTAGAGGCCGATCACATAGAGAAACATCGCTAGAAATGTGGCAACCGCAAAAACATTGTCGAGTGGGTGCTCCTCTCCTGCGCCATGTGTCACATTTTTCTTGGGTTTGTtcgaagaaaaaaataattcatctTTTCAGTGTGAAGTGCAGAGTCACACCGCATTTTCCATTAAATGCATATGATGGCCTGCTGCAGCCAAAGTTGACCATACTGATTTGCCCAAAACAGGCTTGTTGCAAACAAGTCCCTGTGTGATTTGGTACCTTTAGACGAAGCCAGGCAAGCTATTTTCCATCTTTCCCAGTATTTATACGAAGCCAaactggctgtagcttcatactGAATCTCATGCAAGTGTCagcagaaaatgtcaaaaagataTAATGTAGTAATTAAGCGTAGATTATGACACAGTTTAACCACTAACAAGTCCATGGAATCCCACAGAACACTGCAGTGAACCAGAAGAACACACACTCCTTTGCTGCTTCCTCTATAACATCGAACACATGAGTTTATCAAGTTTGATTAACATctgtgtaaacacaaacttttCCTGAAGATAATCCTCCATATAATGCATGCTGCTTGTTTGGCTTACATGGAGGCTTGGAGGGCAGGATCAGATCCCATGAATGGCCACAGGGTATTTCCCGGAGAGGGAGGACACGAGTTCACAGGGCCTCCCGTCCTCGCCTTGAGTATGTCATTCAATATGTCCCTGCACTGAGGCAGAGGCCCACATTGGAAGCTTCCTTTGACTTAGCTTTATGTTATCCTAAGAATTCCCCAGTCTTTATATAAGGAACTGGATAGGTTAAAAGAATCTTAAATTCTCTTAACTACTCCGATGATATACTCTCACTGTTTTGTGCCTTATTGCTCCCTTATGTAAACGTCAGAACACCCGAGTGGACTATTCCATTTTTCCAACTCCCTTTATGAACGTGTTGACTTGTGAGGTCTTCTTTCTTGCACCATGACATCGCCTTTTTTATAACTCGTACCACAGAACTGCAGGCCTCAATCGCACTTCCCGGTCTCTCAGTGCACACATACAgcttcctcccttcctttctcctttacacatgtacacataccAACCTCCTGAGATTCCGGTAGGGTGACCTCAGCCTGATGTGTGGAGTCTGGTCCTCATTAAGGGCCCTGACTCACTGCTGGAGCCAGTTTTGATGGAGAGGGGAGAAGCAGAGCTCCACACCCAGGACCAGATGCTTCGACTACCttcagctgtgatgtcatgactGGGGCCCCATCACTGGTGCCTCCCTTTCTTAAACCATCGTCCAAAACAATGGTCTGAGGGACCTGAGGAGAAAAGGTGGGCGGCTGGATTAATGGTTGAGGTGTAGGGAGATGAAGAGCGTGAAGACAACTTGTACTCCATTTCACTCATTGCCAAATATGGTCTGTTCCAAACTGTGATATTTGACTTCATCACCGTGCCTGTAACACTATACTGCACTTTTGCCCAGGATTAAATGAGATAGAACTGTCCGTCCTGCTGTGGCATTGCTTTTCAGGGCTCTTACTTTGTGACAACTTCCATCATATGAGTGAGCATTTTTACTGGAAATATGCTTATTCCCTTTTTGTCTGAGAGTAAAGAGAGGACTGACACCACTCACATGTCCGTATGCTGCTCTTGGCAGCAGACAGCTaatttagcttagcataaaagcCAGAAACAGAGGAAACAACTAGCTATGTCCAGTGATAAACAAAATCTGCCTACCCACACCTCTAGAGCTCCCTTATTAACAcgttatatcttgtttgttaaagggatattccagtgtaaatttaatccatggtcaaacacaccgtgaaactgtgttagactcccttccgagagatcaagttagagttttatcaacctcagaaacgaccgcaccacaacaatacactgcagtaaatggatccaaatataaaccgccaccaaaaagccacaaataatgctcagaacagcaccaaacttcagcaacagtacaaatagggtctcagcacataggcattaaaactccactagcttagctggatttccactgaaaagctgacaaaatttaccactcttctgcagcagcttcctgttgacgggaagtcccgatgagtcgattaccgagtgcagtagagttccgcggctcatggatgaaaatgtatgattatgactccatggaaaagcaatcaaagttcatatgtgtcttacctgccagtttataacagttattatcgagagcggtcagggaaaagaacggaattgagcatttctaactgcactcggtaatcgtcgtgtcgggacttccccgacccggaagctgatggaggagagttgaaatctgtttttaggttcacaatagaaatccagctaagctagcagaggtttgatgccccagactatgtgctgagaccctatttgtactgttgctgaagtttggtgctgttctgagcattatttgtggctttttggtggcagtttatatttggatccatttactgcagtgtattgttgtcgtgcggtcgtttctgaggttgataaaactctgtaaattagcggtctgctaacttgatctctcgagagggagtctaacacagtttcacggtgatttagaccatggattaaacttacaccggattTATAATTTATCATTATAAGAAAATCCAGCAACTAGTCTACCGCGTAACCTCCCAGCAAATTGTCATTTTAATACTTTAGTTTTTGTGCACACTTGTCCCTACCTGATCTAAGTAGTGCATGTGCAAGTTTGTTTGCCATTTTGGACAGCTAGGAGTAAGGAGCcattcttttttgttgttttaaagtttaaCACTGTTTTGCCTTTAGGCTCCAGGGATGGGACTATGAAACTTTACCTGACCTTCCATAAACATGCAGTTGAGTAAATAATGGCAGGATTTTGATTTTTGGCTGAATTTATCTTTTAAGTTTAGTTGTGATTATAGATTATGGTAGTGTGTGGCTGCCTGACGTGGCACAGCGCTGTGCGACAAAACTGTTCTTGAAACTTACTGCAGTTTTTGCAGGTGGTTTGTCCAAGTGATATACCCTTGCTGTCCAAGATGGCAGACGTGGTCATGAATGTGCAACTCTGATCGGAGAGCTACTCATATTGGATCATGACCAGATGGAACAGAGCCGTGCTAGCCATTTTCTCATGTTTACAGTCTTTATGCAAAGCTAACTTAGCAGGCTGCTGGTGATGGCTTCACATTTACTGTACAAACATAAGAGTGGTTTCAATTGTCTTATCTAACCCTTGGCAAGAAAGTGAGTAAGTGTCTCTCTCAAATTGTTGATCCTTTCCTTTAAGGGAAAATATCATCATATCCTCTCACTTTGCCCTTATGATCTGTATCCTGAATCCCACAAGAGAGGGAGTTGGTCTGTGTGACTGAGGTAGCAGGAAGATATAATGTTTTCCCCCAGGTTTGGCAAAGAGAGAATAGTCTAAATAGGCATAAAAACAATCCATGAAAAAAACCCAGGTCTGTGGGTGTGGTAGTGTTGGTGGTGGTTGAGAAACTACtgaaatgtttcctctctgtttgaGCTCATATTCTCCACTCAGTCATATGAGGACCCCGAGGAGGCCTGCGAACAGATGAGGCGTTGTAATAACAGCGTAACTGAAAGATTAACTGGAATAACTTCGCCCTTACTCAATGCGACTGGAATTGTGTGACTTCAGTTGCATAAATGTTGGCACTGCTTTGCCCccaaaacagctgctgcagcagaggtcTGCCACCAcggcttgtgtgtgtttgtttctggcTGTTTTCCTTTAACGACAGGAGAGTTGCGGTTAAGCAGCAGTCACTGTTTTGCATCCTTTAAAACTATGACGTTGATGTGTCAAAGCCATTTTGAAATTAGGCGAGACTTGCACGTTATTAGGAAATGTAGAAAATATGGAAAGTGCTTCTGTTTTCAAAGAGCTTGAGCATGCTGTTCCTCATTCAGGCGGTGACTAATCAACCTTCTTGTGCTGAATTTTTCTTATTCGATTctcaagctgttttttttccactccttCTGGTTTTTGGAGGTGATCCCAGTCTGGCTCAAATCACCTCcctgtcgttttttttttttttttttttcgttctcTCTCCCTTATCTCTGAGTTTCTCTCCCTTCGCTCCATCGtcgctctctccttctgtccaGTTTTCTTTCTGCCGATTTGTCCTTCCAAGAATGCCAGAggactttctttttctctcttccctgTCCTGTAAGTGTCTGTTGacgggtgaaaaaaaaacacggtaaCACCAGGGTAAAATATAGTCTTTGATTTCGTGGATCAATGCTCTGCAATTGATCATTCTGACTTGATATTGGAGAGACAGGCACTAGGATTAACTGTCTACCGTGATGAGggaacacaagaaaaaaaaatatcaaaggCTTTTTTGAAGTCAAAGGGTGTCTGTTGGGAAACAATGGAAAATTGTACTCGACACcgccacagacacacactgtatatatatatagtgagCGGCAGCATTTCAAGTGGGCGCTATGACTGCAGCGGCTTCCCCAGAGATGATTTCTGTAGCTACAAGGTGAGGTGTTTCCATCTCGGACCAGGGCAGCCCATCTGGAAGTCTTCAGGGCAGAATGGACCCAGAGACACAATGGGAGTCCCTGAGGTTCTGCCACACAGTGCACAATTTCGAACCCTCCCATCATTAATACCACTGGAGGAAAAATGGGGTGGAGGGTGAAATTGCGTCCATGTGGAAAgcagggaagaagaaaaaatgtatgtcaGAGTGTGAGCGATGCATTAAAATCGTACGTGCGTGTAGCCACCACACCCCGCCCTGCGCCCCTTGACACCATTTTCCATCGCATGATCGGCTTGTCTGCTGCAATATTCCTTGATATTTCAGCAACTTGTGAACACTCACGCACCGTCACCCGGATCTGTGACTAaagcctccctccctctgcagtGTCTCAATCCGCTTCTAAGCAATAACATCTGGTTTTGGTGATGCTCATGGTTGCACCAGCACTTATGTGCGccattctctttcttttttttttctctttgcgaCTTTGCGGTTGCCCCCTTAGTGAGACACAGGCtgagagctcatgggaaatatGCACTCAGGCAACCGGCGTCCTGAAGGAGGCATAGGAAGGAAATGAAGGAGAGATTTGTGATTATCTCAGTACAACATGATTGCTgggtttaatttgtttttaattatacATGTGGTTTCTGAGTAGACTTGTGGTATCACTTACAGTCAGAAGGAAGAATTCGGTTGATGATTGATCACGTTTTATGTGAACGGAATGGTAGAAAACTTTGATAATCCAGAGCAAAAGGCAGAACCCTTATGTAATACGATTGCTGAGCGGTACTTGCGGATCGTCCACTTCGCCTCGGTGCAAGACTTGAGTTCTGTTGAAGCAACAGTTGACGTTTGATTTATTGTCGTATTGTTGGCTGTGGCAGAACCTGCAGTACACACATTGTAGTTTATTATTTTACTTGTTCAGGATGCTGGAAGGTAACTGAATGGTATCCTGTGGATTTGAGCGTGAAAGTTCATTCTTGACCAGTCTGAAGAAAAGCTGATCTTACGTTAATTCATGTCAGAGCCTCCAACGGCATCTTATGAGAGACAGGTCTTCAAGCTACAGAAAAAGCTACCAGGTGGATGTTGattgaaacttggatggaggacccCATTAAGGttttggtgctgatccagaTAAAAAGACGGATCTGAGAagttttttcttactttctttaacattgtgagatcgcaatttttgttaatttctcaagGAATAAGAtcttgatgaaaacaaaagcaaacatttttaaGTGCTTGGTATCTACGAGTGAGTAGAAATAGAGACAGTTGGGCCTtgggcggaggtatgcactctactgagtgccactGCAGTTAGCAATGTTTGCATGCTAAGAAACTCAACTAAAATGTTGAACGCAGCACATACAACATCGACGTCTTCATTGCAAGCATGGTGCCATGCtgctgttagcatttagctcaatgCGCCACTGTGTCTGAATGCAGCCTCTCAGAGCTGCTACCATGGACCCAATGATAAAACACCTGCATCAGCTGTTCAGCTATCAGCTGTTTTGTTCGTGCTTCAGCATCCAGGCCTATTGTGACCACAGCTGATCACTCACACAGATGTACAAAGTCGCCTTTATAACCTGACACTTCTCACTTCACAGGCTCAGCTAAGTTTATACTTCACATTATCAAAGTTCTGTATATAGAAGATTGTTTATTCTCTCTGCAGAATCTCTGTTGTTTATGCCTTGGGAGCTTCCGCAAAGAGCAAAGCCTTTTCCGCCAAATCTGACTGTATAATCATTTGACATAAGTGGTCATTTCCTTGATGTAAGTGTCTTTAGCTGAAGGACATTACTGTAATCTGGTTACATGGACTCCAGTTATGCCCAACCTCGCCCACAAAGTTGAAACAAGCCTGCAGATACAGATACAGGAAGCATCGTATGCTTCGCAAGTCATTTAACGTCATTTAAACCTCCTCACTGAATCTTAAATAGGGCATGACACAATCTGTCTGACACCTGGTTGTGCGAGAAGGGGCTGACACAAAGCCGGTACTGTAATTATTCTGGTTATGTGTCCCCAGGACACTCTCACAGCATCTCCACGCTCAGGTCCAGGTGATGTCTGGGCCCTCAGGGGGTCTGGCAGGCAGCCAACTGGTTTTTCTGTTCAGATGGTTCTCGTTGACTAAATCTAACACGACCGCCCACTCTGCTTTTATGAAGGGTAATAATGGTAccgtttgaaaaaaaaaaaagctcagagGTGGAGTGAATGCCAGGTCTAATTTGGCCTGTCATCAGAATATAAGTCGTAAAAGGCAAATTCACAAGAGAATGGCGGTATGTGGTCTGAATCTGAGAGAGgaagtaaaaaataaagcaaattgGAGGCTCATACGATTGCAGTTAGGACATTTTCCGTAACTTTGAATTGGATTATAAGACCTGTTATGACCAGAGGCTTTTTATGACGGCAACGCCTATCATATACTTAGAAAGCAAGCCATAAATTGATGTATGTCTCTTTCTTTCGCTGTCCAAGGAATGACCTTGAGACCAGAGAGGCCTGCTTTTCCGCCAGATTCCACTCC
The sequence above is drawn from the Sparus aurata chromosome 21, fSpaAur1.1, whole genome shotgun sequence genome and encodes:
- the emilin2a gene encoding EMILIN-2; translated protein: MLGLFILRRLSSMNHRNGEMDWRWTVFALFLNFHFTYGSPSSYDLFQGSPYTGAVHRHRNRNWCAYVVRRNVSCAVQGSVESFQEPVVAPCPAYQPDCQQQVTYHNRFRPTYKIAFKTVTELEWRCCPGYQGPDCKDLKPPPDPQRVQGIQPYLPPNPGHTTRHTQRPERRETGHHEMRHGGTDKVQLLEGEVQRLSQTVLDLQSALTGLTDNLRTDLQEDTKKMLVTLINNIHPPDSATAAGTEENPAVLDGHQATRGGLAGDKAIEKIEARLDDINNALKSKDEALEDLRGTMTSHEGQIRVLMDASQSQTPAIVEFDVIQTYIDGKFEKLKKELDQNVEEHMTKLQSSCNDKIETLQKTCEDNRDQGLVSLTKLVDTKEADLRKEIRALRLDMAAADGPVRTQRQTELSKPEEDHSDHKDLWREIDRIAEAHRILNVRIDNELAHLSSAPQEDNDFGLLIEELEARINITEQNAETHCFYIEEKLTRTIAEEVAALRQLLEVRLNTMEDQFTSMLVEMSNNSFPGMFSDSMDAIQAEVNNNKFLIQGLDDKVNAVGELCSTGCSGSGISVGAVSSSQPPKTLENILKDLSRYRNDLDVLHTDVSTNTQKLRQLEDLVQRQTVTNERRVQTMDDFQKGLINLQDNVLGLASGVTTLSDSLKKYDQDLYRMNFTCCRAGQSGTGSPSRDNWASVIAGPNSQADDTRRKVDELKDKLDTLSQQVSSELSQCRQNTQGVSDGISVVDGRVTRLEKVCGRLDGISANIKELKDGMERHVGGLRDCMYRMNVTCGNHGAEIAALQNSLQRVQGQLSEMARHVMKDVTAKEPGMTLRPERPAFPPDSTPTRTRIQQIHIPLIIPPPPSSPRQPFSPSQPAQPNTHMVMINTPRQPSSPQQPGQPSLPLVPVRPVVETGEAGPPGYIRRVTVRRGSEDSSRMPVKGFAGAPGYPPLQPASFKPQSTRRQAPIATKVPWNPMYQAPVHSPVSDVNSAFADPFSFSAGLTQQSPTGDFGVIRFNRILVNDGGHYNPHTGIFTVPLDGRYLISGLLTARQGDRVEAVLSVSNRSVQRLQSSAGPAARQHWGSAGAQCGCGGSVSFSLILPLRKGDRVGLVRTGGQLATTEAREILSTYSAIFLYAPQANR